From one Xyrauchen texanus isolate HMW12.3.18 chromosome 17, RBS_HiC_50CHRs, whole genome shotgun sequence genomic stretch:
- the LOC127657979 gene encoding aquaporin-10-like isoform X1 — MIKGMKVKNVLARQLLGEFIGTFVLLLFGCAAAAQVKTSRDTKGQFLSVNMAFSIGVMSAMYLCRGVSGAHLNPAVSVSFCVLGDLPWKKLLPYSLAQLLGAYLASGLVYLIYRDAIMEFSGGVLTVFGPNETASIFATYPTNVVSVQTNFLDQVVGTAMLMLCILPLNDKRNAPAPEALLPPIVATVVLGISMSMSANCGAAINPARDLGPRLFTFTAGWGTDVFKCYDYFFWIPIVAPMVGGVLGTIVYLVFIQWHLPEAESESEEDIDQTNVVEYNDQQHVDKNEGLFFKLSSL; from the exons ATGATTAAGGGGATGAAGGTGAAGAATGTACTGGCACGTCAGCTTTTGGGGGAGTTCATCGGCACTTTTGTCCTGCTG CTGTTTGGTTGTGCTGCAGCAGCTCAGGTGAAAACCAGCAGAGACACTAAGGGGCAGTTTCTTTCTGTTAACATGGCCTTCTCTATAGGTGTCATGTCTGCCATGTACCTCTGCAGGGGAGTATCAG GAGCTCATCTAAACCCGGCTGTGTCTGTGAGTTTCTGTGTGTTGGGTGATCTACCCTGGAAAAAGCTGCTACCCTACTCTCTGGCTCAACTTTTAGGAGCTTACCTCGCCTCTGGGCTTGTCTATCTCATCTACCGTG ATGCAATCATGGAGTTCAGTGGGGGAGTTCTGACTGTATTTGGTCCTAATGAAACAGCCAGTATCTTTGCCACTTACCCTACTAATGTGGTTTCAGTGCAGACTAACTTCCTGGATCAG GTGGTTGGTACAGCCATGCTGATGCTGTGCATTCTACCTTTGAATGATAAGAGGAACGCTCCTGCTCCTGAGGCGTTGCTCCCTCCCATTGTAGCAACTGTTGTCCTAGGTATTTCCATGTCAATGTCGGCTAACTGTGGAGCAGCTATAAACCCTGCCCGTGACCTTGGTCCACGACTCTTCACATTTACTGCAGGCTGGGGGACTGATGTCTTCAA ATGCTATGACTACTTCTTCTGGATTCCAATAGTGGCTCCTATGGTAGGGGGTGTGCTGGGGACGATCGTGTATCTGGTTTTCATTCAGTGGCATCTGCCTGAGGCTGAGTCTGAATCTGAGGAGGATATAGATCAGACAAATGTTGTGGAATACAATGACCAACAACATGTGGACAAAAATGAGGGGTTATTCTTTAAACTGTCCTCCCTTTAA
- the LOC127657979 gene encoding aquaporin-10-like isoform X2 encodes MIKGMKVKNVLARQLLGEFIGTFVLLLFGCAAAAQVKTSRDTKGQFLSVNMAFSIGVMSAMYLCRGVSGAHLNPAVSVSFCVLGDLPWKKLLPYSLAQLLGAYLASGLVYLIYRDAIMEFSGGVLTVFGPNETASIFATYPTNVVSVQTNFLDQVVGTAMLMLCILPLNDKRNAPAPEALLPPIVATVVLGISMSMSANCGAAINPARDLGPRLFTFTAGWGTDVFNGSYGRGCAGDDRVSGFHSVASA; translated from the exons ATGATTAAGGGGATGAAGGTGAAGAATGTACTGGCACGTCAGCTTTTGGGGGAGTTCATCGGCACTTTTGTCCTGCTG CTGTTTGGTTGTGCTGCAGCAGCTCAGGTGAAAACCAGCAGAGACACTAAGGGGCAGTTTCTTTCTGTTAACATGGCCTTCTCTATAGGTGTCATGTCTGCCATGTACCTCTGCAGGGGAGTATCAG GAGCTCATCTAAACCCGGCTGTGTCTGTGAGTTTCTGTGTGTTGGGTGATCTACCCTGGAAAAAGCTGCTACCCTACTCTCTGGCTCAACTTTTAGGAGCTTACCTCGCCTCTGGGCTTGTCTATCTCATCTACCGTG ATGCAATCATGGAGTTCAGTGGGGGAGTTCTGACTGTATTTGGTCCTAATGAAACAGCCAGTATCTTTGCCACTTACCCTACTAATGTGGTTTCAGTGCAGACTAACTTCCTGGATCAG GTGGTTGGTACAGCCATGCTGATGCTGTGCATTCTACCTTTGAATGATAAGAGGAACGCTCCTGCTCCTGAGGCGTTGCTCCCTCCCATTGTAGCAACTGTTGTCCTAGGTATTTCCATGTCAATGTCGGCTAACTGTGGAGCAGCTATAAACCCTGCCCGTGACCTTGGTCCACGACTCTTCACATTTACTGCAGGCTGGGGGACTGATGTCTTCAA TGGCTCCTATGGTAGGGGGTGTGCTGGGGACGATCGTGTATCTGGTTTTCATTCAGTGGCATCTGCCTGA